A genomic window from Clostridium aceticum includes:
- a CDS encoding hemerythrin domain-containing protein, with protein sequence MKAVKTLMDEHQNILRMLKVIRKLCLQTFYTKEVYYQGYYDAIDFIRNYADKFHHGKEEDILFEKMSSELGTAIKQGPIYGMLAEHDLGRLFIQNLENALKKAKEGSEEAKLDIVANATAYMDLLYRHIDKEDTAIFTFAETSFDDAMHQEIDQLFEDAKERLDSIATEKKYIALLEVLENYVNNL encoded by the coding sequence ATGAAGGCAGTGAAAACATTGATGGATGAACATCAAAATATTTTAAGAATGTTAAAGGTAATAAGAAAACTGTGTTTGCAGACCTTTTATACAAAAGAAGTCTACTATCAAGGATACTATGATGCTATTGATTTTATTAGGAACTATGCGGATAAGTTTCATCATGGGAAAGAGGAAGATATTTTATTTGAAAAGATGTCCTCAGAATTAGGCACAGCCATTAAACAGGGGCCTATTTACGGCATGTTGGCAGAGCATGATTTAGGAAGATTATTTATACAAAACTTAGAAAATGCCTTAAAAAAAGCAAAAGAAGGGTCCGAAGAAGCAAAACTAGATATTGTTGCTAATGCTACAGCTTATATGGATCTATTGTATCGTCATATAGATAAAGAAGACACTGCTATCTTCACATTTGCTGAAACCAGTTTTGATGATGCTATGCATCAAGAAATTGATCAACTGTTTGAAGATGCTAAAGAAAGGTTAGATAGTATAGCCACTGAAAAAAAATATATTGCTTTATTAGAGGTTTTAGAGAATTATGTTAACAATTTGTAA
- a CDS encoding DUF1385 domain-containing protein, translating into MKIGGYAHGNGITFFCDVLKIRAIKEKEDIKYQINWILPKAWLRKLEGKFFLSSLLVIYYQWRVMSTKFKGLTIGLVSIAILEEILQISVLDKIPYSIMDKWWLYIILGTCFLWNIRKIIRLFQYHGAEHKVINCYIKYGYINYSLVKSSSRFNKRCGSNLVLIMLLFYGVLWLFAVESLIIFLLFFLVSIQMAKKIASKDRKWDKYMNLLQWITVLEPQKEDIELAINAFKGLQQAYHIYCQEISA; encoded by the coding sequence ATGAAAATAGGTGGATATGCTCACGGTAATGGAATCACTTTTTTCTGTGACGTATTAAAGATTAGAGCCATAAAGGAAAAAGAAGATATAAAGTATCAGATAAACTGGATTTTGCCAAAGGCATGGCTAAGAAAGCTGGAGGGAAAGTTTTTTCTTAGTAGTTTACTAGTAATCTACTATCAATGGAGAGTAATGAGTACTAAGTTTAAGGGATTGACAATTGGCTTAGTATCCATTGCAATCCTAGAGGAAATTTTACAAATATCTGTGTTGGATAAAATTCCTTACTCGATTATGGACAAATGGTGGCTTTATATCATCTTAGGGACTTGCTTTTTATGGAATATAAGAAAAATTATCAGGCTTTTCCAATATCATGGTGCAGAACACAAAGTGATAAATTGTTATATAAAATATGGATATATAAACTATTCTCTAGTAAAAAGCTCTTCTAGGTTTAATAAACGATGTGGTTCCAACTTAGTTTTAATTATGCTGTTATTCTATGGTGTGTTATGGTTATTTGCCGTGGAGTCCTTAATAATTTTTCTTCTGTTTTTTTTAGTTTCTATTCAAATGGCAAAAAAAATTGCTTCTAAGGATAGAAAATGGGATAAATATATGAACTTATTACAATGGATAACGGTTTTAGAGCCCCAAAAAGAAGACATTGAGTTAGCGATCAATGCCTTTAAGGGTTTACAGCAGGCTTATCATATATACTGCCAGGAAATATCAGCTTAG
- a CDS encoding MFS transporter, protein MGYSLIFFACFLLQFLTSFEMNFINAIIPYLSSYFDIPKSSVIYLNFGFFSMGLFLPFFGMITDKIGKKRGLFVSTCFFIVGTFISGIAAHHYVFAIARMITGIGSLTIGATVIAYISDFIPYSQRGRAAGVLRIAFAFAILLAPATSSYIVEIFSLKVLYWSVSLIAAIVLLILLKLPNDQPTSISMNENVDFQHLLNMLRGKTTQKFVLSSFMIMAAPLCLFSFFSIWLDQNFGLGQRQIGYVYTLANSGAMVGVTIATIVSDKIGKLKTASIGFILMAITLFPLSYINSISIVVVVVMLNAFGLDGGFLAFQALASEVYPTQRTLFMTLISFSHSFCNLVFILLSPMLYNVGGYRLLNYIGGIASLIVIITLWVISKEKNSSNCLENALN, encoded by the coding sequence TTGGGTTATTCCTTAATTTTTTTTGCATGTTTTTTGTTACAGTTTTTAACAAGCTTCGAAATGAATTTTATTAATGCAATTATTCCCTACCTATCCTCTTACTTTGACATACCAAAAAGCAGTGTTATCTATTTAAACTTCGGTTTTTTTTCTATGGGCTTATTTTTACCTTTTTTCGGTATGATTACTGATAAGATCGGAAAAAAGCGAGGCCTTTTTGTATCAACCTGTTTCTTTATTGTAGGCACTTTTATTAGCGGCATTGCTGCCCATCATTATGTTTTTGCTATAGCCCGAATGATTACTGGTATAGGTTCTTTAACTATAGGAGCCACTGTTATTGCTTATATAAGCGACTTTATACCCTATAGTCAGCGTGGGAGAGCTGCCGGTGTACTACGTATTGCCTTTGCATTTGCAATTCTACTAGCACCAGCTACTTCTTCTTATATCGTAGAAATCTTTAGTTTGAAAGTGCTTTATTGGAGTGTATCCTTAATTGCTGCTATTGTACTACTTATTCTGTTAAAACTTCCTAATGATCAACCTACCTCCATAAGTATGAATGAAAACGTTGATTTTCAGCACTTACTCAACATGCTTAGAGGCAAAACAACACAAAAGTTTGTTCTATCTTCCTTTATGATCATGGCAGCTCCCTTATGCCTTTTTAGCTTTTTTTCCATATGGCTAGATCAAAATTTTGGTTTAGGACAAAGGCAAATAGGCTATGTTTACACTTTAGCAAACTCGGGTGCTATGGTTGGCGTAACAATCGCTACCATTGTTAGTGATAAAATAGGTAAACTCAAAACAGCTAGCATAGGTTTTATTTTAATGGCAATTACCTTATTTCCACTATCCTATATCAATTCTATTTCTATAGTAGTTGTTGTGGTTATGTTAAATGCATTTGGGTTAGATGGTGGGTTTTTAGCCTTCCAAGCTTTGGCCTCTGAGGTCTATCCCACCCAAAGAACCTTATTTATGACTTTGATCTCTTTTTCTCACTCTTTTTGTAATTTAGTCTTTATTCTTCTCTCTCCGATGCTATATAATGTTGGAGGATATAGACTACTTAATTATATAGGTGGTATAGCCTCTCTCATAGTTATCATAACACTATGGGTTATTTCTAAAGAAAAAAATAGTTCAAATTGTTTAGAAAACGCTTTGAACTAA
- a CDS encoding DUF1657 domain-containing protein — MRITKTFVNNIEGRKLLNKNLCGGITLMTTINKLQQALNSAKGLQADLKTFSMDTEDQQAKQMFNQLSTNLDTTIQMLQGRVDFVNSEEPQYLQQSLGMQQQQKNQQQAQQQNKNNQNKLR, encoded by the coding sequence ATGAGAATTACCAAAACTTTTGTTAATAATATAGAAGGAAGAAAACTTTTAAACAAAAACTTATGTGGAGGTATTACACTAATGACAACAATCAATAAACTTCAACAAGCTTTAAATAGTGCAAAAGGTTTACAAGCTGATCTGAAAACTTTCTCTATGGACACAGAAGACCAACAAGCGAAGCAAATGTTCAACCAATTGTCAACAAACTTAGATACTACTATTCAAATGCTTCAAGGTAGGGTAGATTTCGTAAATAGTGAAGAGCCTCAATATTTACAACAATCTTTAGGAATGCAACAACAACAAAAAAATCAGCAACAAGCTCAGCAACAAAATAAAAACAATCAAAATAAACTAAGATAA